Part of the Paenibacillus kyungheensis genome, TTGATCACCTGGATTCATTTGACCTACCATAGATACATTACTTTGTACCACTGGTAAAGGACGCACATTTGTATTTTTAGCAGTAACTGTCATATAGTCTAGTCCAGCCGATGTTTTCTTGCCTGATAATTTTACATTATCTTCACGTACATAACCAGACTTTCCGTTATCTAATAATACATGATACCAATTTTTAAGCGCCGCTTGTGAAGCCGCATCTTCTTTTGATACCACACTCACAAATACGTCTCCACCGCCGTTCCATACTTCAGAAGGATCAGCTGAAGCCCCGCCACTATTGGCAGAAAATATCGCCTCAATCACTTTATTATTTTTTGTAACGATTTCACCTGCTGTAGCATCGACAGCCGCAATGATTCGTTTATCTTCTGCACTCACACCGTTATACGCTTGACTCAGTGTAGTATCGACCACATCTGCTATTTTAAATTTAGAACCTTGCTCTTGAAATCTAGCATAACTACGTGCAGCTACTGCTTGAGCTTTCAAAGCTTCTGCCGGCCATGAAGCAGATACTTCGCCACCGACTACCGAATACAGATACTCTTCCATAGGCAAAACATTAATCCATGCCAGTTGACCGTTGTAATTACTTATTTCAAAATCACCACGATATGTTCGAGCAGAACGTTCAGTCACTTGAGTCCCTGAATCGTTTCCTTGTAACATCATTTTGACATCTGTTCCACTAACCATATAATGATCAATCGGTGAGGGGCTAGTAATACTTGAAGTCACATTTGTACGTTTAATAAGCACCGCTTGTGTACTACTTACAGTAGTGAGCGTGATATCAGGTAATGATGTTGCTGCAACTGATTTAATACTTGCCAAAGAAGCCGCATCTGCTTCTTCCCCTACCCATACATTGTAAGCGAGAGCTCCGCCACTTTTAGTAATAGCGACAAATCCATCCAATCCAGCTGCACTGACAGTAGCAAGTCCAGCATTCGCTTGTGCTTCAGTTGCATAACTTCCCGCAGACAAATGGAAACCACCTTTTACCGCAGGTGTCTGACCATTCAAAATAGATCTTACTGTAGAAGCTACACGAGAAGCTCCAGTCGTAGCCGCTGCTTTAGAAGAATACATCCCTGTATACAATTGATATACGGTGCCACCATTTTTGGAAGCTGAGAATACGATAGGTTTATCACTTGTCGATTGTAATAGTTTGATCCCTGCCGCCGCTGTGGTGAAATCAGCCGTTTCCAATACTTTCACCCGATAGCCATCAATACCAAAGCTTGCTTGATTGCCAATAGATAACCAAGAATCAACTACTCCAGTCTTCGATTGACCTACACTAAGACTCCCTGCGGATTTCACATTAACTACAGGGACTATCGAAGAATATGTATTCCCCACATCTAAAAATAGCCCTACACGCACTTTTTCATTATCAACAGATGGTGTTGCTGCATAAGAAGATTGAGGCAATGTTCCTGCTAAAAGTATCACTACAGGCAAAAGCCATAATGTTTGCTTCCATTTTTTCAACGTTGTATTTACATTTGTAGTCACATTCATTCACTTGTTCCTTTCTTGAGTCCATACTTATACATCGACACTCTTATCCATTATACGCATAAGTAGTCCAAATGACTTGGTTTGCACCGAAATTCTCTTAAAATCCTTGCGACTGGTCATACTCAAGTCCTTTTATGCAAAATGTTTTAATATTCAAATCCTCTATTTCCTAGTCATGTCTTTCTCAGTCTATACTCGTTGTAAATTATATCTATATTACTACACTACATATTTAAAATTGCTCTATTTAACTTACAACACTCAACACTCAACACTCAACACTCAACACTCAACACTCAACACTCAACACTCAACACTCAACACTCAACACTCAACACTCAACACTCAACACTCAACACTCAACACTCCAAAATTATACGGATAGCTGAACAGTAAGCAACTTCTTTGAGTGCAAAAAAAGACTGACTATTTATAGCATCTTGCTCTCTACAAATAACCAGCCTTTTCGATTCATTCAATTTTATGCTTTTCCATTCAAATGATCAGGCATAGGTATCCCCAAATAATCATAAGCCATAGGCGTAACAATACGTCCTCGTGGAGTACGTTGTAGGAATCCTAACTGAAGCAGATACGGTTCATATACATCTTCAATCGTTTGGCCTTCTTCACCGATGGTAGCAGCGATAGTGTCCAACCCTACAGGACCACCGCGGAAATTATGAATCATCGCTTGCAATACCTTATGATCAATCTGATCCAATCCTCGCGGATCAACTTGTAACATATCCAATGCTTCGTCTGCAATCTCAGGTGTGATAATCCCATCGCCACGTACCTGTGCATAATCCCGTACACGTTTGAGTAGACGGTTAGCAATACGCGGTGTTCCTCTACCACGAAGTGCAATCTCGTCTGCTGCATCGCCTACAATATCAATTCCGAGAATCTCTGATCCCCGGCTTACAATAAAGGAAAGTTCATCGACTGTGTATAATTCTAGCCGACTCACTACTCCAAATCGATCACGCAAAGGAGCAGATAACAAACCTGCACGTGTTGTTGCACCAATCAATGTAAATGGCGGCAAGTCCAAACGTACTGAACGAGCACTAGGTCCTTTACCAATCATAATATCAAGCGCCGAATCTTCCATAGCCGGATACAAGACTTCTTCTACAGACCGATGTAATCGATGAATCTCATCAATAAACAATACATCCCCATCTTGCAGATTAGTCAGCAAAGCCGCTAGATCACCAGGACGCTCAATAGCAGGCCCTGAAGTTGTTCTTAAGTTAACACCAAGCTCATTGGCAATAATGTTAGCAAGTGTAGTTTTACCTAACCCTGGGGGGCCATATAAAAGAACATGATCCAACGCCTCGCCTCTCAACTTAGCAGCTTCAATATAAATTTTCATATTTTCTTTAATCCGAGTTTGCCCGATATATTCTGAAAGGTAACGGGGACGTAGACTCAGTTCCACCGCTTGGTCTTCCATCATCAAGTTAGCAGATATGATGCGGTCATCCGTCATCTTTATTCGCTCCCCTTCATCTTTTCTACCTGTCTTTTTAAATCTTTTTAAAATTTCATTACCACTATCTTTAAATATACCATAGCTATTCTAATATAAATATTTAGCACAAGATAAGTTCATAGATTGCCGTTTTTTAAAATAGTATCCATTGATCTCAATTACTATATTATTCATCATATGTGCAAAATAGAACTAAGCTTTCACCTTCATTAGCTTTGTTTCCAAATATACCAAAATAGAACGAATTTCTATTATTCCGATGTATTTAGCATAGTAATGACGTTAGCCAGTATACAACATTTTTAATGCTCTCTTCATAACATCATCGGCTGTATCGTCAGGGAATACTTCGTGTTTCAACGTTTGCCAGATTCGATCCAATTCGGTATCCGTATACCCCAGAGCTTTCAATCCATCACGTACTTCAGGCCATACTTCTCCAGAAGCAGTACTAGTCGTTGGTGGAGCAAATAATCCTGTAGCAATAATAGAATCACCAATACCACCCAATTTATCTTTCAAATCCAGAATCATACGTTGTGCAGTCTTTTTACCGATCCCAGGCAGTTTGGTCAAAAACGTAATATTTTCTTGATAAATAGCAGTAACCACACCTTCAGGGCTACCACCACTTAGAATACCAAGAGCTACACGTGGACCAATACCAGATACTTCAATCAATTTGCGAAATAATTTCTGTTCATCACGTGTAGGGAATCCAAATAATTGAATTGCATCTTCACGTACATGATGATGAATATAAATGGTAACTTCACCGGTTTCTTTCATCCATGCATAAGGGTTAGGGCAAAATACGCGATACCCGATTCCTTGCATATCTACAACCACATATTCATTTTCTAAATGCACTATCGGCCCGCGCAAAAAATCAATCATTTTTTCAATACCTCATTTATCTTCGAATTTAGCACATAAGAATGAGCATGACATACAGCTACAGCTAATGCATCAGCGACATCATCAGGTTTCGGAATTTTTTGCAAATTCAAAAACATTCGAATCATTTCTTGAACTTGTCTTTTTTCAGCTTTACCATACCCTACAACAGCTTGTTTTACTTGCATAGGTGTATATTCTGCAATAGGCAAACCCTTTTGTTTAGCTGCTAAGATCATCACACCACGCGCCTGACTCACAGACATCGCATTGGTTACATTACGGTTAAAAAATAGTTTTTCAAAAGCAACCGTATCTGGTTGATACTTTTCGATTAATTGTACAGTACCTTCATATACATGCAATAATCTATCTTCATCAGGTGTATGAGCTTCTGTCTGAATACAACCGTATTGAACAGGAGTCAACTTGCTTCCATTTTTATCTATAAACCCAAAACCAACAATCGCAATTCCGGGGTCAATTCCCATTACACGCAAATCGATCTCTCCCTTGTTCTATTACATAAATATTAATCCTCTTTTTATAAATAAAATAGTAATCATAATGAATACATGTATTCTGTTTTCCAAACAAATGAAATGAGTTCTTCATGATGATAGAGAGTAATTTATTATAGGGCTTACTACTACTCATCATCTTAATCATATATTCAAGTAAAGCTAAATAGGCGAACATATGTATCTCTTTCATTTCATTATAGCAAATATAAATCCACTTGAGTTAATAAAATAACAAAATTTCATTTCGATAAAATCTATTCCATTTCAAAGCTAGGTTAAGTTATTCTTATTAAAATCATAACTATAAATATGTACGTATAATTCATCTATATCAGTAGATGTAAGTCGATACAGTAGATGCTATAGCAAGGTTTATATTATTCTTATAACTATTTATCATAAGCAAATTAAAACGAATATAAATGAACATAAAAAAACCATTGATCGCAATGATCAATGGTTTTTTAGTATCGGGACGACACGATTTGAACATGCGACCCCCTGGACCCAAACCAGGTGCTCTACCAAGCTGAGCTACGTCCCGATAAATAATATGCCGGTGAAGGGACTCGAACCCCCACGGTTTCCCTCACGATTTTGAGTCGCGCGCGTCTGCCAATTCCGCCACACCGGCCAATCAAGATAAAAATGGCGCGCCCTAAGAGATTCGAACTCCTGGCCTTTTGATTCGTAGTCAAACGCTCTATCCAGCTGAGCTAAGGGCGCATATAAAATTTAGAAAATATTGGAGCGGACGATGGGAATCGAACCCACGACCCTCGCCTTGGCAAGGCGATGCTCTACCGCTGAGCCACGTCCGCAGTATAATATGAATTACAAAGTCTTATGATCGAACCAATTTCTTTAAAAGAAAATGGCGGAACCGACGGGATTTGAACCCGCGATCTCCTGCGTGACAGGCAGGCATGTTAACCCCTACACCACGGTTCCAGATTAATTGCGGGGACAGGATTTGAACCTGTGACCTTCGGGTTATGAGCCCGACGAGCTACCGGACTGCTCCACCCCGCGTCATTAATACTTACTATAAAATTCTATGGTGGAGATTGACGGGATCGAACCGCCGACCCTCTGCTTGTAAGGCAGATGCTCTCCCAGCTGAGCTAAATCTCCAAAGAAGTAATATGACCCGTAGGGGACTCGAACCCCTGTTACCTCCGTGAAAGGGAGGTGTCTTAACCACTTGACCAACGGGCCACAACAAAACCGATACTTTACATACTAACATCTTATTACTTTTAGAACAAGTCCATTTACAACTAATATTCTAGGCTAGTGGCTGTAATAAAACGGCCTCTGGCGGAGAGAGAGGGATTCGAACCCTCGAGACGCTTGTGACGCCTACACGATTTCCAATCGTGCTCCTTCGGCCAACTCGGACACCTCTCCATATGGCTCCCCGAACAGGACTCGAACCTGTGACAACTCGATTAACAGTCGAGTGCTCTACCAACTGAGCTATCAGGGAATAGTCACCGCTTCGCCGGATCTCTCCTCGAAACGGTCAATTGTCTTGCTTCGCTTGGCAACGTCCTACTCTCCCAGGACCCTGCGGTCCAAGTACCATCGGCGCTGGAGGGCTTAACGGTCGTGTTCGGGATGGGTACGTGTGGAACCCCTCCGCCATCATTACCAAACGGGCAGGTGTGTTGCTCCCTGAAAACTGAATCCGAAAACGAAAACCATCGCGTGTTAGCTTATTGGATAAGCCCTCGACCGATTAGTATTGGTCAGCTCCATGCCTTACGGCACTTCCACCCCCAACCTATTGACCTCGTCGTCTACAAGGGGTCTTACATACTGGGAAATCTCATCTTGAGGGGGGCTTCACGCTTAGATGCTTTCAGCGCTTATCCCTTCCGCACGTAGCTACCCAGCGATGCTCCTGGCGGAACAACTGGTACACCAGCGGTGCGTCCATCCCGGTCCTCTCGTACTAAGGACAGCTCCTCTCAAATTTCCTACGCCCACGACAGATAGGGACCGAACTGTCTCACGACGTTCTGAACCCAGCTCGCGTACCGCTTTAATGGGCGAACAGCCCAACCCTTGGGACCTACTTCAGCCCCAGGATGCGATGAGCCGACATCGAGGTGCCAAACCTCCCCGTCGATGTGGACTCTTGGGGGAGATAAGCCTGTTATCCCCAGGGTAGCTTTTATCCGTTGAGCGATGGCCCTTCCATGCGGTACCACCGGATCACTAAGCCCGACTTTCGTCCCTGCTCGACGTGTCTGTCTCGCAGTCAAGCTCCCTTATGCCTTTACACTCTTCGAATGATTTCCAACCATTCTGAGGGAACCTTAGGGCGCCTCCGTTACACTTTAGGAGGCGACCGCCCCAGTCAAACTGCCCACCTGACACGGTCCCTGTACCGGATCACGGTACGAGGTTAGAACTCAAATGCGATCAGGGTGGTATCCCAACGGCGCCTCAACCGAAGCTTGCGCTCCGATGTCTACGGCTCCCACCTATCCTGTACAAATCGCACCCCAGTTCAATATCAAGTTGCAGTAAAGCTCCATGGGGTCTTTCCGTCTTGTCGCGGGTAACCTGCATCTTCACAGGTATTAAAATTTCACCGGATCTCTCGTTGAGACAGCGCCCAAATCGTTACGCCATTCGTGCGGGTCAGAATTTACCTGACAAGGAATTTCGCTACCTTAGGACCGTTATAGTTACGGCCGCCGTTTACTGGGGCTTCGGTTCATAGCTTCGCTTGCGCTAACCACTCCCCTTAACCTTCCAGCACCGGGCAGGCGTCAGCCCGTATACTTCGCCTTGCGGCTTCGCACAGACCTGTGTTTTTGCTAAACAGTCGCTTGGGCCTTTTCACTGCGGCCCCCTCGTGCTATTCACACTACCGGGGCACCCCTTCTCCCGAAGTTACGGGGTCATTTTGCCGAGTTCCTTAACGAGAGTTCTTCCGCGCGCCTTAGAATTCTCTTCTCACCCACCTGTGTCGGTTTACGGTACGGGCACCTGCTTCCTGGCTAGAGACTTTTCTTGGCAGTGTGAAATCATGACCTTCGCTACTACAATTTTCGCTCCTCATCACAGCCTGGCCTTGGGGTATGCGGATTTGCCTACATACCAGCCTCACTGCTTGAACGGACATCCATCAGTCCGCGTCACTATCCTCCTGCGTCATCCCATTGCTCATAACGGCTTTCGGTGGTACAGGAATTTCAACCTGTTGTCCGTCGACTACGCCTTTCGGCCTCGCCTTAGGTCCCGACTTACCCTGAGAGGACGAGTCTTCCTCAGGAATCCTTGGGTTTTCGGCGGATCAGATTCTCACTGATCTTTTCGTTACTCATACCGGCATTCTCACTTGAATGAGGTCCAGCGCTCCTTGCGGTACACCTTCAATCTTCATTCAACGCTCCCCTACCCCTGATACGAATGTATCAAGCCATAGCTTCGGTGGTGTGTTTAGCCCCGTTACATTTTCGGCGCAAAGTCACTCGACCAGTGAGCTATTACGCACTCTTTCAATGGTGGCTGCTTCTAAGCCAACATCCTGGTTGTCTGTGCAACTTCACATCCTTTCCCACTTAACACACACTTGGGGACCTTAGCTGATGGTCTGGGCTGTTTCCCTTTCGACAATGGATCTTAGCACTCACTGTCTGACTCCCGGAATAAAGTCTGTGGCATTCGGAGTTTGACTGAACTTGGTAACCCTTGCGGGCCCCGCATCCAATCAGTGCTCTACCTCCACGACTCAACTTCCGAGGCTAGCCCTAAAGCTATTTCGGGGAGAACCAGCTATCTCCAGGTTCGATTGGAATTTCTCCGCTACCCCCACCTCATCCCCGCACTTTTCAACGTGCGTGGGTTCGGGCCTCCAGTACGTGTTACCGTACCTTCACCCTGGACAGGGGTAGATCACCTGGTTTCGGGTCTACGTCCACGTACTCAGTCGCCCTATTCAGACTCGCTTTCGCTGCGGCTCCGGCTTTTCACCTTAACCTTGCACGGGAACGTAACTCGCCGGTTCATTCTACAAAAGGCACGCCATCACCCATTAAACGGGCTCTGACTTTTTGTAAGCACACGGTTTCAGGTTCTATTTCACTCCCCTTCCGGGGTCCTTTTCACCTTTCCCTCACGGTACTGCTTCACTATCGGTCGCTAGGGAGTATTTAGCCTTACCAGATGGTCCTGGCAGATTCATACGGGGTTTCACGTGCCCCGCACTACTCGGGATCCGTCTCGGAGAGAAGATGATTTTAGCTACAGGGCTTTCACCTTGTCTTGCGGGCCTTTCCAGACCTCTTCGCCTACCATCTTCCTTTGTAACTCCAAAGAGACGTCCCACAACCCCAACAAGCAAGCTCATTGGTTTGGGCTGTTCCGCGTTCGCTCGCCGCTACTGACGGAATCACTCTTGTTTTCTGTTCCTGAGGGTACTTAGATGTTTCAGTTCCCCTCGTCTGCCTCTGCACACCCTATGTATTCAGGTGTGAGTAACTGGAGATGAATCCAGTTAGGTTTCCCCATTCGGACATCCCCGGATCACAGCTTGCTTACAGCTCCCCGAGGCCTTATCGTTGTTCGCCACGTCCTTCATCGGCTCCTAGCGCCTAGGCATCCACCGTGTGCTCTTAGTAGCTTAACCTAAGTGTTTCTAAATTAATAGAAACGGTGTATTTCAATTTCTCGCCTACTGCTGTTTAACACAGTCGTAGAGAAGAAACCTTCTAAAACGCGATGTTTCGTTTTCGGTATCCAGTTTTCAAGGATCAACAGTCTGAAAGAGGTTTACTCTTTCAAAACTGAACAACGAGTGAGTGTGTCACCACTTGGGTGACCACAGATCCACCGAAGTGTTCTGCGTTTGTCTTTCCCGAAAGAAAGACGTTCGAATGTTTCCGTTGCAGGAAACGATTCTCCATAGAAAGGAGGTGATCCAGCCGCACCTTCCGATACGGCTACCTTGTTACGACTTCACCCCAATCATCTACCCCACCTTCGGCGGCTGGCTCCTTGCGGTTACCCCACCGACTTCGGGTGTTGCAAACTCTCGTGGTGTGACGGGCGGTGTGTACAAGACCCGGGAACGTATTCACCGCGGCATGCTGATCCGCGATTACTAGCAATTCCGACTTCATGCAGGCGAGTTGCAGCCTGCAATCCGAACTGAGACCGGCTTTTAAGGATTGGCTCCATCTTGCGATATTGCTTCCCGTTGTACCGGCCATTGTAGTACGTGTGTAGCCCAAGTCATAAGGGGCATGATGATTTGACGTCATCCCCACCTTCCTCCGGTTTGTCACCGGCAGTCTGCTTAGAGTGCCCACCATCATGTGCTGGCAACTAAGCATAAGGGTTGCGCTCGTTGCGGGACTTAACCCAACATCTCACGACACGAGCTGACGACAACCATGCACCACCTGTCTCCTTTGTCCCGAAGGAAAAGACTATCTCTAGTCCGGTCAAAGGGATGTCAAGACTTGGTAAGGTTCTTCGCGTTGCTTCGAATTAAACCACATACTCCACTGCTTGTGCGGGTCCCCGTCAATTCCTTTGAGTTTCAGTCTTGCGACCGTACTCCCCAGGCGGAATGCTTAATGTGTTAACTTCGGCACCAAGGGTATCGAAACCCCTAACACCTAGCATTCATCGTTTACGGCGTGGACTACCAGGGTATCTAATCCTGTTTGCTCCCCACGCTTTCGCGCCTCAGCGTCAGTTACAGCCCAGAAAGTCGCCTTCGCCACTGGTGTTCCTCCACATCTCTACGCATTTCACCGCTACACGTGGAATTCCACTTTCCTCTTCTGTACTCAAGCTCTCCAGTTTCCAGTGCGACCCAAGGTTGAGCCTTGGGCTGTGACACCGGACTTAAAAAGCCGCCTGCGCGCGCTTTACGCCCAATAATTCCGGACAACGCTTGCCCCCTACGTATTACCGCGGCTGCTGGCACGTAGTTAGCCGGGGCTTTCTTCTCAGGTACCGTCACTCCGGGTTCAGTTACTAACCCGGACGTTCTTCCCTGGCAACAGAGCTTTACGATCCGAAAACCTTCATCACTCACGCGGCGTTGCTCCGTCAGACTTGCGTCCATTGCGGAAGATTCCCTACTGCTGCCTCCCGTAGGAGTCTGGGCCGTGTCTCAGTCCCAGTGTGGCCGATCACCCTCTCAGGTCGGCTACGCATCGTCGCCTTGGTGAGCCGTTACCTCACCAACTAGCTAATGCGCCGCAGGCCCATCCTCAAGTGACAGATTGCTCCGTCTTTCCAGATTCGTTCAGGCGAACAAATCATGTATTCGGTATTAGCTACCGTTTCCGGTAGTTGTCCCAAGCTTGAGGGCAGGTTGCCTACGTGTTACTCACCCG contains:
- a CDS encoding SpoIID/LytB domain-containing protein, with protein sequence MNVTTNVNTTLKKWKQTLWLLPVVILLAGTLPQSSYAATPSVDNEKVRVGLFLDVGNTYSSIVPVVNVKSAGSLSVGQSKTGVVDSWLSIGNQASFGIDGYRVKVLETADFTTAAAGIKLLQSTSDKPIVFSASKNGGTVYQLYTGMYSSKAAATTGASRVASTVRSILNGQTPAVKGGFHLSAGSYATEAQANAGLATVSAAGLDGFVAITKSGGALAYNVWVGEEADAASLASIKSVAATSLPDITLTTVSSTQAVLIKRTNVTSSITSPSPIDHYMVSGTDVKMMLQGNDSGTQVTERSARTYRGDFEISNYNGQLAWINVLPMEEYLYSVVGGEVSASWPAEALKAQAVAARSYARFQEQGSKFKIADVVDTTLSQAYNGVSAEDKRIIAAVDATAGEIVTKNNKVIEAIFSANSGGASADPSEVWNGGGDVFVSVVSKEDAASQAALKNWYHVLLDNGKSGYVREDNVKLSGKKTSAGLDYMTVTAKNTNVRPLPVVQSNVSMVGQMNPGDQAVVLELLPESNSYQWIRGPFTSAQILATLKGKTTASLPSTITSIQVSQRGPSGRVTEIKVNGAVVKVKYPDVFRSALNSLPSTLFDVVNTANYVVVGSNNDQNEMPAAGTVILGASGQGTGSSSTVILNGDGVARVTEAGGFLFTGNGNGHGLGMSQWGAKGMADKGSNYKQILQHYYNNVQITKG
- the ruvA gene encoding Holliday junction branch migration protein RuvA, which produces MIDFLRGPIVHLENEYVVVDMQGIGYRVFCPNPYAWMKETGEVTIYIHHHVREDAIQLFGFPTRDEQKLFRKLIEVSGIGPRVALGILSGGSPEGVVTAIYQENITFLTKLPGIGKKTAQRMILDLKDKLGGIGDSIIATGLFAPPTTSTASGEVWPEVRDGLKALGYTDTELDRIWQTLKHEVFPDDTADDVMKRALKMLYTG
- the ruvC gene encoding crossover junction endodeoxyribonuclease RuvC; this encodes MRVMGIDPGIAIVGFGFIDKNGSKLTPVQYGCIQTEAHTPDEDRLLHVYEGTVQLIEKYQPDTVAFEKLFFNRNVTNAMSVSQARGVMILAAKQKGLPIAEYTPMQVKQAVVGYGKAEKRQVQEMIRMFLNLQKIPKPDDVADALAVAVCHAHSYVLNSKINEVLKK
- the ruvB gene encoding Holliday junction branch migration DNA helicase RuvB, translated to MTDDRIISANLMMEDQAVELSLRPRYLSEYIGQTRIKENMKIYIEAAKLRGEALDHVLLYGPPGLGKTTLANIIANELGVNLRTTSGPAIERPGDLAALLTNLQDGDVLFIDEIHRLHRSVEEVLYPAMEDSALDIMIGKGPSARSVRLDLPPFTLIGATTRAGLLSAPLRDRFGVVSRLELYTVDELSFIVSRGSEILGIDIVGDAADEIALRGRGTPRIANRLLKRVRDYAQVRGDGIITPEIADEALDMLQVDPRGLDQIDHKVLQAMIHNFRGGPVGLDTIAATIGEEGQTIEDVYEPYLLQLGFLQRTPRGRIVTPMAYDYLGIPMPDHLNGKA